In Pedobacter sp. WC2423, the following are encoded in one genomic region:
- a CDS encoding RNA polymerase sigma factor RpoD/SigA: MRQLKITQSITNRESQSLDKYLHEIGKVDLITAEEEVILARKIREGDQAALERLTKTNLRFVVSVAKQYQNQGLTLGDLINEGNLGLIKAAKRFDETKGFKFISYAVWWIRQSILQAIAEQSRIVRLPLNQVGSLSKISKAFSKLEQEFEREPSPEELADILETTVDKISDTLSNSGRHVSMDAPFVQGEENTLLDVLENHEPNTDSSLINESLSEEIKRSLSTLTEREREIIVLFFGLSTNHPLSLEEIGEKFNLTRERVRQIKDKALQRLRHTSRSKILKSYLG; the protein is encoded by the coding sequence ATGAGACAACTCAAAATCACCCAATCCATAACCAATCGCGAGAGTCAATCTCTAGACAAATATCTTCATGAGATTGGTAAAGTAGATTTAATCACCGCAGAAGAAGAAGTAATACTGGCAAGAAAGATACGTGAAGGTGATCAGGCCGCATTAGAGCGTCTGACAAAAACAAACTTACGTTTTGTTGTTTCTGTAGCTAAACAGTATCAAAATCAGGGATTAACTTTAGGTGATTTAATTAATGAGGGTAATCTTGGACTAATCAAAGCTGCTAAACGCTTTGATGAAACCAAAGGTTTCAAATTTATCTCTTATGCAGTATGGTGGATTCGTCAGTCAATTTTACAGGCTATTGCTGAACAAAGCCGTATTGTACGTCTTCCATTAAACCAGGTTGGTTCATTGAGTAAGATCAGTAAAGCATTCTCTAAATTAGAGCAGGAATTTGAACGCGAACCTTCTCCTGAAGAATTAGCTGATATCCTTGAAACAACTGTTGATAAGATTTCTGATACTTTAAGTAATTCAGGAAGACATGTATCAATGGATGCTCCTTTTGTTCAGGGTGAAGAAAATACGCTGCTGGATGTTTTAGAAAACCATGAGCCAAATACAGACAGTAGTTTAATTAACGAATCTCTTTCTGAAGAGATCAAACGTTCATTATCTACCCTGACTGAACGTGAACGTGAAATCATCGTTCTTTTCTTTGGCTTAAGCACTAACCACCCGCTTTCTCTGGAAGAAATCGGGGAGAAATTTAACTTAACCCGTGAGCGTGTGCGCCAGATTAAAGACAAAGCACTACAACGTTTACGCCATACCTCACGTAGTAAAATATTAAAATCATACT
- a CDS encoding helix-turn-helix domain-containing protein — protein sequence MPIVINLDVMLAKRKVSLTGLSLKVGLTLSNLSILKTGKAKAIRLETLAAICKALDCQPGDILEYNPMPV from the coding sequence ATGCCTATAGTCATTAATCTGGATGTAATGCTCGCGAAACGCAAAGTTTCTCTTACGGGATTGAGCCTGAAGGTTGGTCTTACCTTATCTAATCTTTCTATCCTGAAAACCGGAAAAGCAAAAGCGATCCGGCTGGAAACCTTGGCGGCTATTTGTAAGGCACTGGACTGTCAGCCGGGAGATATCCTGGAGTACAATCCAATGCCTGTCTAA
- the lpdA gene encoding dihydrolipoyl dehydrogenase — MNYDVIIIGSGPGGYVAAIRASQLGLKTAIVERESLGGICLNWGCIPTKALLKSAQVFEYINHAAEYGIKTAEAEADFAAVIKRSRGVAEGMSKGVQFLMKKNKIDVVMGTGKVKPGNKVEVKGADGSASELTAKNIILATGGRSKELPSVKQDGKKIIGYRQAMVLPEMPKSMVIVGSGAIGVEFAYFYATMGTKVTVVEFMDNIVPVEDEDVSKQLLRSFKKVGIEVMTSSSVESVDTTGAGCKVQVKTAAGMQTIECDIVLSAAGVVANLENIGLEETGIKTEKGKVVVDEFYNTSVKGYYAIGDIVGGQALAHVASAEGIICVEKIAGQSPEPLDYNNIPGCTYCSPEIASVGYTEKAAKAAGYELKIGKFPFSASGKASAAGAKDGFIKMIYDAKYGELLGAHMIGANVTELIAEIVVARKLETTGHEMLKAVHPHPTMSEAIMEATADAYGEVIHL; from the coding sequence ATGAACTACGATGTAATTATAATAGGTAGCGGTCCCGGCGGATACGTTGCTGCAATCAGAGCGTCACAATTAGGTTTAAAAACTGCAATTGTAGAACGTGAATCCTTAGGCGGAATCTGCCTTAACTGGGGCTGTATCCCAACCAAAGCTTTATTAAAAAGTGCGCAGGTATTTGAATATATCAATCATGCAGCAGAATACGGTATCAAAACTGCCGAAGCTGAAGCTGATTTCGCAGCTGTGATTAAACGCAGCCGTGGTGTAGCTGAAGGAATGAGCAAAGGCGTTCAGTTTTTAATGAAAAAAAACAAAATTGACGTAGTGATGGGTACCGGTAAAGTTAAACCGGGCAATAAAGTTGAAGTTAAAGGTGCAGACGGTTCTGCTTCAGAATTAACTGCAAAAAATATCATCCTTGCTACAGGCGGACGTTCAAAAGAATTGCCAAGTGTAAAGCAGGACGGTAAAAAAATCATCGGTTACAGACAAGCAATGGTTTTACCTGAAATGCCTAAATCAATGGTTATCGTTGGTTCCGGAGCTATCGGAGTAGAATTTGCTTACTTCTATGCAACAATGGGAACAAAAGTAACTGTCGTTGAATTCATGGATAACATCGTTCCTGTAGAAGACGAAGACGTTTCTAAACAATTACTGCGCAGCTTCAAAAAAGTTGGTATCGAAGTGATGACCTCTTCAAGCGTTGAGTCAGTTGATACCACTGGTGCAGGCTGTAAAGTTCAGGTTAAAACTGCTGCTGGCATGCAAACCATCGAATGTGATATCGTTCTTTCTGCTGCTGGTGTAGTAGCTAACCTTGAAAACATAGGTCTGGAAGAAACAGGGATCAAAACTGAAAAAGGTAAAGTAGTAGTGGATGAATTCTATAATACTTCTGTAAAAGGATATTATGCAATTGGTGATATCGTTGGCGGACAAGCTTTAGCGCACGTAGCCTCTGCTGAAGGGATTATCTGTGTGGAGAAAATCGCAGGTCAGTCTCCTGAGCCTTTAGATTACAACAACATCCCGGGCTGTACTTACTGCTCACCGGAAATTGCTTCTGTAGGTTACACAGAAAAAGCAGCGAAAGCAGCTGGTTATGAACTGAAAATTGGTAAATTCCCGTTCTCAGCTTCAGGTAAAGCTAGTGCAGCTGGTGCAAAAGATGGTTTCATCAAAATGATTTATGACGCTAAATACGGTGAACTTTTAGGTGCTCACATGATCGGTGCCAACGTAACTGAATTAATTGCAGAAATCGTTGTTGCCCGTAAATTAGAAACTACTGGTCACGAAATGTTAAAAGCTGTCCACCCTCACCCAACTATGAGTGAAGCCATTATGGAAGCTACTGCTGATGCTTACGGAGAAGTAATTCACTTGTAA
- a CDS encoding MBL fold metallo-hydrolase: MNLHTIDTGLFKLDGGAMFGVVPKSIWQKSNPADANNMCTWAMRCLLVEDGNRLILIDTGIGNKQDEKFLSHYYLHGEDTMEKSLAAKGFSTADITDVFLTHLHFDHCGGAIVREGEKLVPAFKQATYWSNEKHWNWAVHPNDREKASFLKDNILPLQESGQLKFIDDQEGIEFQSGFKVRFAFGHTDAMMLPELTYKDHTIIYTADLLPSAGHIPLPYVMSYDMFPLQTLKEKKAFLEEAAAQNYILYLEHDSVNECCTVQQTEKGIRLKETFKLADL; the protein is encoded by the coding sequence ATGAACTTACATACTATAGATACCGGATTATTTAAACTGGATGGTGGTGCAATGTTTGGCGTGGTTCCGAAATCTATCTGGCAAAAAAGTAATCCCGCTGATGCAAATAATATGTGTACCTGGGCTATGCGCTGTTTATTAGTAGAAGACGGCAACCGCCTGATTTTGATTGACACAGGTATAGGGAATAAACAGGATGAAAAATTTCTGAGCCATTATTACCTGCATGGAGAAGATACGATGGAAAAGTCACTGGCAGCAAAAGGGTTCAGTACAGCTGATATTACAGATGTATTTCTGACCCATTTACACTTTGACCATTGCGGAGGAGCGATTGTCCGCGAAGGTGAAAAACTGGTCCCTGCCTTTAAACAAGCTACTTACTGGAGTAACGAAAAACACTGGAACTGGGCAGTTCATCCCAATGACCGGGAAAAAGCTTCATTTCTGAAAGATAATATCCTGCCATTACAAGAAAGCGGGCAGTTGAAATTCATTGATGATCAGGAAGGAATTGAATTTCAATCCGGCTTTAAAGTGCGTTTCGCATTTGGCCATACCGATGCAATGATGTTGCCCGAACTGACCTACAAAGATCATACGATTATTTATACAGCAGATTTACTGCCTTCTGCCGGCCATATTCCCCTGCCTTATGTCATGTCTTATGACATGTTCCCCCTGCAGACCTTAAAAGAAAAGAAAGCATTTTTAGAAGAGGCTGCTGCTCAAAACTATATTCTTTATTTAGAGCATGATTCTGTTAATGAATGCTGTACTGTACAGCAAACTGAAAAAGGGATCAGACTAAAAGAAACTTTCAAACTGGCTGATTTATAA